One Ornithorhynchus anatinus isolate Pmale09 chromosome 2, mOrnAna1.pri.v4, whole genome shotgun sequence DNA segment encodes these proteins:
- the PHKG2 gene encoding phosphorylase b kinase gamma catalytic chain, liver/testis isoform isoform X1 — protein sequence MTLDVGPEDELPDWAAAKEFYQKYDPKDIIGRGVSSVVRRCVHRPTGREFAVKIMEVTAERLSPQQLEEVRGATRRETHILRQVAGHPHIITLIDSYESSTFMFLVFDLMRRGELFDYLTEKVTLTEKETRSIMRAVLEAVRFLHDNDIVHRDLKPENILLDDELRVRLSDFGFSCHLQPGEKLRELCGTPGYLAPEILKCSMDETHPGYGKEVDLWACGVILFTLLAGSPPFWHRRQMLMLRMIMEGQFRFSSPEWDDRSATVRDLITRLLRVEPAERLTAEQALQHPFFQRCDGSQTQSLRPLQRFRVAVWAVLAVGRVTQGGYRRARPLTKAALLRDPYALRPVRRLIDGCAFRLYGHWVKKGEQQNRAALFQHRPPGPLPGSGPDEGEGDVVRATADALLLLG from the exons ATGACGCTGGACGTGGGGCCGGAGGATGAGCTGCCCGACTGGGCTGCGGCCAAGGAATTCTACCAGAAATACGACCCCAAGGACATCATCGGCAG GGGGGTGAGCTCCGTGGTGCGGCGCTGCGTGCACCGGCCCACGGGCCGGGAGTTCGCCGTGAAGATCATGGAGGTGACGGCGGAGCGGCTCAGCCCCCAGCAGTTGGAGGAGGTGCGGGGGGCCACCCGCAGAGAGACCCACATCTTGCGCCAGGTCGCCGGCCACCCCCATATCA tcACCCTCATCGATTCCTACGAGTCTTCGACCTTCATGTTCCTGGTGTTCGACCT CATGCGTCGCGGAGAGCTGTTTGACTACCTCACCGAGAAGGTCACGTTGACGGAAAAGGAGACCAG ATCGATCATGCGGGCCGTGCTGGAAGCCGTGCGATTCCTTCACGACAACGACATCGTGCATCGCGACTTGAAGCCTGAGAATATTCTCCTTGATGACGAGCTGCGGGTCCGCCTTTCCGACTTCGGCTTCTCCTGCCACCTGCAGCCTGGGGAGAAGCTGCGAG AGTTGTGCGGAACGCCGGGATACCTGGCTCCCGAGATCCTCAAGTGTTCGATGGACGAGACTCACCCTGGTTACGGCAAGGAAGTCGATCT CTGGGCCTGTGGGGTGATCCTGTTCACCCTCTTAGCTGGCTCCCCTCCATTCTGGCACCGCCGCCAGATGCTGATGCTGCGGATGATCATGGAGGGCCAGTTCCGCTTCAGCTCGCCGGAGTGGGACGACCGTTCGGCCACCGTCAGAGATTTG ATTACGCGACTACTGCGGGTCGAGCCCGCGGAGCGGCTGACGGCAGAGCAGGCCCTGCAGCACCCCTTCTTCCAGCGCTGTGACGGCAGCCAGACGCAGAGCCTCCGCCCCCTCCAGCGCTTCAGG GTGGCGGTGTGGGCGGTGCTGGCGGTGGGCCGGGTGACTCAGGGCGGCtaccgccgggcccggcccttgACCAAGGCGGCCCTGCTGCGCGACCCGTACGCTCTGCGGCCGGTGCGTCGCCTCATCGACGGCTGCGCCTTCCGCCTCTACGGGCACTGGGTGAAGAAGGGCGAACAGCAGAACCGGGCCGCCCTCTTCCAgcaccggccccccgggccccttccCGGCTCCGGGCCCGACGAGGGCGAGGGGGACGTGGTCCGCGCTACCGCCGACGCGCTGCTGTTGCTCGGCTGA
- the CCDC189 gene encoding coiled-coil domain-containing protein 189 yields the protein MDTVSKEMMAGVESGTNANLRPASLPEPQICMWKYLDFHAMDLLERADTAEELREVLAGQLGMQSQERSMKEAVFLDMLCHALLFCRQQGFSREQTSAACALLQDTHKACIATPLGNVEECYSLFTHLLFCHGVRRPPFSIDLFEKEQLLSLADYVLNTYFRHFKLYKYVFTPQVRLDLSLDYVGLPPDESLDGEEEEPAGTEPEVTPPLLEEPEPEPGENQGSALRDYISAQLSRELGQLRLAVEERLQTGEEQLNARLAALEQPALPLTAARGKGKAK from the exons ATGGACACAGTTTCGAAAGAGATGATGGCGGGGGTGGAGTCGGGCACGAACGCGAACCTGAGGCCG GCGTCACTGCCCGAGCCCCAGATCTGCATGTG GAAGTACCTGGACTTCCATGCTATGGACCTGCTGGAGAGAGCGGACACCGCCGAGGAGCTGCGGGA AGTGCTGGCAGGACAGCTGGGGATGCAGAGCCAAGAGCGGAGCATGAAGGAGGCCGTGTTTCTGGACATGCTCTGTCACGCGCTGCTCTTCTGTCGTCAGCAGGGCTTCTCCCGCGAGCAGACCTCGGCCGCCTGCGCCCTGCTGCAGGACACGCACAAGGCCTGTATAG CAACACCTCTGGGCAACGTGGAAGAGTGTTACAGCCTCTTCACCCACCTCCTCTTCTGCCACGGAGTCAGG AGGCCTCCCTTCAGCATCGACCTCTTTGAAAAGGAGCAGCTCCTGAGCCTGGCTGATTACGTCCTCAACACCTACTTCCGCCACTTCAAGCTCTACAAATACGTCTTCACCCCGCAG GTGCGCTTGGATCTCTCCCTGGATTATGTGGGACTGCCCCCAGACGAATCCTTAGATGGAGAAG AGGAGGAACCGGCAGGGACGGAGCCAGAGGTGACCCCACCTCTCCTGGAGGAACCCGAGCCGGAGCCCGGTGAAAACCAGG GCTCGGCGCTGCGGGACTATATCTCGGCCCAGCTGAGTCGGGAACTGGGGCAGCTGCGGCTGGCGGTGGAGGAGCGGCTGCAGACGGGCGAGGAGCAGCTGAACGCCCGGCTGGCCGCCTTGGAGCAACCCGCCCTTCCTCTGACAGCCgcaagaggaaagggcaaagccAAGTGA
- the PHKG2 gene encoding phosphorylase b kinase gamma catalytic chain, liver/testis isoform isoform X2, with translation MSCPTGLRPRNSTRNTTPRTSSAVTLIDSYESSTFMFLVFDLMRRGELFDYLTEKVTLTEKETRSIMRAVLEAVRFLHDNDIVHRDLKPENILLDDELRVRLSDFGFSCHLQPGEKLRELCGTPGYLAPEILKCSMDETHPGYGKEVDLWACGVILFTLLAGSPPFWHRRQMLMLRMIMEGQFRFSSPEWDDRSATVRDLITRLLRVEPAERLTAEQALQHPFFQRCDGSQTQSLRPLQRFRVAVWAVLAVGRVTQGGYRRARPLTKAALLRDPYALRPVRRLIDGCAFRLYGHWVKKGEQQNRAALFQHRPPGPLPGSGPDEGEGDVVRATADALLLLG, from the exons ATGAGCTGCCCGACTGGGCTGCGGCCAAGGAATTCTACCAGAAATACGACCCCAAGGACATCATCGGCAG tcACCCTCATCGATTCCTACGAGTCTTCGACCTTCATGTTCCTGGTGTTCGACCT CATGCGTCGCGGAGAGCTGTTTGACTACCTCACCGAGAAGGTCACGTTGACGGAAAAGGAGACCAG ATCGATCATGCGGGCCGTGCTGGAAGCCGTGCGATTCCTTCACGACAACGACATCGTGCATCGCGACTTGAAGCCTGAGAATATTCTCCTTGATGACGAGCTGCGGGTCCGCCTTTCCGACTTCGGCTTCTCCTGCCACCTGCAGCCTGGGGAGAAGCTGCGAG AGTTGTGCGGAACGCCGGGATACCTGGCTCCCGAGATCCTCAAGTGTTCGATGGACGAGACTCACCCTGGTTACGGCAAGGAAGTCGATCT CTGGGCCTGTGGGGTGATCCTGTTCACCCTCTTAGCTGGCTCCCCTCCATTCTGGCACCGCCGCCAGATGCTGATGCTGCGGATGATCATGGAGGGCCAGTTCCGCTTCAGCTCGCCGGAGTGGGACGACCGTTCGGCCACCGTCAGAGATTTG ATTACGCGACTACTGCGGGTCGAGCCCGCGGAGCGGCTGACGGCAGAGCAGGCCCTGCAGCACCCCTTCTTCCAGCGCTGTGACGGCAGCCAGACGCAGAGCCTCCGCCCCCTCCAGCGCTTCAGG GTGGCGGTGTGGGCGGTGCTGGCGGTGGGCCGGGTGACTCAGGGCGGCtaccgccgggcccggcccttgACCAAGGCGGCCCTGCTGCGCGACCCGTACGCTCTGCGGCCGGTGCGTCGCCTCATCGACGGCTGCGCCTTCCGCCTCTACGGGCACTGGGTGAAGAAGGGCGAACAGCAGAACCGGGCCGCCCTCTTCCAgcaccggccccccgggccccttccCGGCTCCGGGCCCGACGAGGGCGAGGGGGACGTGGTCCGCGCTACCGCCGACGCGCTGCTGTTGCTCGGCTGA
- the TMEM265 gene encoding transmembrane protein 265 — MAGEEEEEGKEKAGEALMSVAVVAPPDPAPGRRGRHRLRCLAATSIICGCSCLGVVALVFAVKSEERRKAGRMAEAALWGGRARRLALISIAVWLAILVLGPLLLWLLSYAIAQAE; from the exons atggcgggggaggaggaggaggagggaaaggagaaggccgGGGAGGCCTTGATGAGCGTGGCGGTCGTCgccccccccgacccggccccgggccgccgcGGCCGCCACCGCCTCCGCTGCCTGGCCGCCACCAGCATCATCTGCGGCTGCTCCTGCCTCGGAGTCGTAGCCCTCGTGTTTGCCGTCAag TCTGAGGAGCGGCGCAAGGCCGGGCGGATGGCCGAAGCCGCGCTGTGGGGTGGCAGAGCCCGGCGCCTGGCGCTCATCAGTATCGCGGTCTGGCTGGCGATCCTCGTGTTGGGGCCGCTGTTGCTGTGGCTCCTCTCTTACGCCATCGCCCAGGCCGAGTGA